In Bacillota bacterium, the sequence TGAGCCCCGTAAGGGGCCTCCACGACGGCGCGGACCGCCGCTGCCGGAATGCGTACATGCTCCCGGTAGCGGGATAGTTCCGCGGCGCTGACGATCTTCTCCACGGTGACGATGGCCCCTTCGCGGGCTGCGAGTGCGCCGTACATGTTGCCGACGAGGGGCATGTTCAGGATCGTATTTCCCTCCGGATCGGCCAGCCAGCCGTGGATCAGGCTCAGGTCGGGGTGAAGCGCTTTTACCAGGCCGATCTCTTCACCACCGAAGGGATCACTGGTCATGGTGAAATCGTCCAGGCCCGTGGCCAGCGAGCTGCCGATCAGCGAGCGGGTGGGGAAGAAAGGGAGGCCCATGGCTCCCGCTGCAAGGCGTTGGGTCAGTGAGAGCATGCTCCATTCCTCCAGCTCGACCTCGCCTTCGGCAAACGCTTTCTGGATTAGGGGGTTGGGGGCGGGGAAGGGATAGGAATCGCCCATGTAGGAAGCTATCACTTTTTTCACCAGCCCACCGGCCAGAAAAGGGACCAGGTTGGTGCAACTGCCGCCGTAAGTGATGAAGGTGAAGGCGGGATCTGTACCCCAGAATTGCCTGACGATCTCGTAGAGCTGGGCCATCGGATAGCCGATTCCGCAGCCGACTTGCAACGCGAAACCGGGCCGGACCATTTTCCGGATCGCCTCCGCCACGGTCATCACCTTTTCTCCGCTCCCGTCCCCGCTTCTTTTCAGTGCTTTCTCCACCCATGGTAAATGTAACATCTGTAGAACTCCTTCCATCTTGATCTTGGCCGGCTGGCAGGTCAAGTGGAAGGAAAGAGGCGGAAGGATCTGTTGCGTTGCCGGTTATTTTTTGCAGGTGTACGAACTGAAAGGATTCCGGGCCGGATCGGTCAGGTTTCTTCCCCGGCCGGATCCTGACCATTATTATTGTTATTCATGTTGCGGACGTAATAATGATAGAAAAGCACCTTGACAATGGCAGCCAGAGGGACCGAAATGATGATCCCTATCACCCCGGCCAGATATGAGCCGCCCACAACCAGGATGATGACTGTCAGAGGGCTCAGATCCACCGCTTTGCCCAGAAATATCGGGGTAAAGAGGAAGGAGTCGAGCGCCTGTACCACCAGATAGATGGCAATTATCAGCAGGAAGTGGGGGGTGCCCGGTGCAAAGCTGACCAGTATGGCCGGGATGGCGGCCAGAACCGGGCCGATCACAAGGATTATATTCAGCAAGCCGGCCAGCACACCGAGAACCAGGGGAAAGGGCAGGCCCACGATGGAGAGAGCGAAACCGGTGAGTACCCCCACCAGGATACTTTTGGCCATGGTTCCTCTTATATAGGCCCCAACTTTCTCGTTGATCACCGAGAAGAGATGGCGGACGTTGTCACGGTATTTTTCGGGGAAGATGAGGTAGAATTCATGGCCGGCATCTTTGGCAAAGAGAAGCATGTAAAGGATCATGAAGACAACCATGATCACGGCCCATACGCCTGCAAAAAAGCTCATGGAAAACGAACTCAGATTGGAAAGGATATTCTGCAGGTGCGTGGGGATCTGTTCCACGAAGAGAGAAAAATAGGCGGTGATATTCTGAGATATCTGCAGATTGTAACGTGACTCGAATACCTCGATACGTTCGATGATATCGTTGATGAACGGCACCAGGTCTTCCGAGGTGAATTTGATAAAATGGGAGATGTCCTCGGCTATCCCGGGGATCAGAAAATATATGAAAAGGCCGATGCCGATCAGGATCAAGGAGAAAGCCCCGATT encodes:
- a CDS encoding AI-2E family transporter produces the protein MLIQSKNEWKFAFRFWIAALIVAVSAWIIYQILPLLAMIMIAFLLVYVILPLVNFLASTRIPYAVSAIGAFSLILIGIGLFIYFLIPGIAEDISHFIKFTSEDLVPFINDIIERIEVFESRYNLQISQNITAYFSLFVEQIPTHLQNILSNLSSFSMSFFAGVWAVIMVVFMILYMLLFAKDAGHEFYLIFPEKYRDNVRHLFSVINEKVGAYIRGTMAKSILVGVLTGFALSIVGLPFPLVLGVLAGLLNIILVIGPVLAAIPAILVSFAPGTPHFLLIIAIYLVVQALDSFLFTPIFLGKAVDLSPLTVIILVVGGSYLAGVIGIIISVPLAAIVKVLFYHYYVRNMNNNNNGQDPAGEET